In Micromonospora inyonensis, the genomic window ATCCACAGTGACGAGTCTCGGCTGAAGAGCAGGTTCGGCAGCGGGTCGATGACGAAGTCGTGCCGGTCCATCAACGTGTAGACCAGCCCGCCGGGACGGTCCCAGCTGGTCCGCAGTTCCTCGTGGGCGAGGCCGGCGACGAACACGTCGGCGAGGGCGGCCGGATCGAGATACGCGAGGTGGTCGGCGACCCGGCGACGCAGCGTCTCGCCGAGACGCCGGTCCCGCAGTACCTGGTCGGTCAGCTCCGCGCGGGCGTCCGCGACCGCCAGTGTCTCGGCCAGTAGGGTGGCGAGGTACAGCACCTCCACCCCGCGCTCGCGCAGGGCGGCGGCGAAGGCGTCATGCTCCTCCTGTGCCCTACCCACCCATGGGATAGCGTCGAACAGAAGTGAGTCGTTGTTGCGGGGGGTGAGTCGCGCGAGTTCGGGGCCGGGCCGGTGCAGGAGCACGGTGCGGAGCCGGCCGACCTCACTGTCCACGTAGTGGGTCACCCACGCAGCCTAGGCCAGTGGTTGACGGCATCCGGGAAAAGAGGTGGTCATGAATGTGACATTCATCCACACTCACTCCGGTGCTTCGACTTGCCGACACACCGGCCTAGCCACGTAGGGTAGTGAGGACATAACTTCGAGGGACCTTTTGCCGGAGGTCGCGATGTCTGTCTTTCCCGCACGTCGAGCCGTACCCACCAGCCGGGCACTGCCGCCCATGGGGGCTCCACCGTCCCACATCGAGGCTTCCGGCCTCCCCGCCCCGGTTCGGCCCTCGCCGTTCGGGTGGGCACGTCGTCGCCGCGCGGAACGGGGTGCCCGTCGGCTGGAGGCCGCCGGGGCCCGCGCGCTCGGCCAGCTCGACACCCTCGGGCCGGCCTGGCACGTGATCGAGTGGCCGCGGGCGGACCTGGCGGACACACTGCTCGACCCGGTCCACGACGACCGTGCCGGGTTCCTCGCCATCGGCCCCAGCGGGCTGTTCGCGATCAGCATCGTCGACCACGGCCGCACCCGCGTGCTCGTCGCCGGTGACGTCGTCCAGATCAACGGCAAGCGCCCGCCGTACGTGGCGGAGGCCCGCCGGGACGCCAAGCGGGCCAGCAAGGCGCTCACCAAGGCCGTCGGCAAGACCATCCCGGTGACGCCGGTGCTGGCCTTCGTCGGGTCCGGTGACATCAGCGTCTACGGCCTGCCGAAGGACATCCTCATGGCCACCCACCGCGAACTCGACCGGTTGCTCATCGCCGGTGGCGCGCGGATCAGCCCGGCCACCGCGGAGAAGCTCGCGCAGGTCGCCCAGCATCCAGGGACCTGGACCAACGACACCTACCGTCCAACTGCCGACTACCGGTGGTACGAGGAGAGCCGAATGGCCGCTGACAAGCGGGCCAACCACCGGTAACGTCACCGGCGACGCTACGCGGCCGGGGTCCCCCACCGGTCCGCGCCGTCGCCGGTCATCCGCTGGCGGGCACCCTTTCCACCTGCGGTCCGGTGGCTTCCGCGGGTCGCCGGTGGGCAGGCGGCCAGCCAGCATGGACAGCCCGGCGGTGCACAGAGGAGGCTCGGTGGCCCACGTCGAACTCTCGCTTTCGGACGTGTTCGTGCCGGCGGCGCGAACCCCGACAGAGCACGGGTTCGGCAACTTCGAGCAATGGTCCACCACGGTCTCCCGCGCCCTGGAACCCTGCCTTCTGATCGACGTGGAGACCAAGGTCGCCGCCGTGTCGGCGTCCGGCTGTGAACTGCTCTGCCTGGGCACGCCGGACGAGCTGATCGGCCTGCCGTTGCTCGACGGCGGGTTGCGTCTGCTCGACTTCACCGCCAACCGGTGCGAGCTGACCGAGCAGGAGGTCGACAAGATCCCCCCGCTGCTGGCCCTCTCCTCCGGTCGACTCGCCCGTGGCCTGCTCCGGGTGCAGGCCGCCTGCGCGGACGCGCCGGACGCCACCGTCGACGCCATCTCCACGCCGGTGCTCGCCGACGGCGTCGTCGCCGGCTCGCTCACCTTCTTCTCCGAGGTCTGAAGTCCGCCCGACGCGGCAACAGGCGTGTACCGGGGCCTCCTCGACGCCGTAAGGTGCCCTCATGCTGGATATCGCTCTGCTGCCGGGCGAGTACGCTGTGTGCCGGCTGACCGCCGGTGCCGCCCTCCCACCCGGGCTCTGGAGCGACCTCGGCACCGGGCAGGTCGTCTCGGTGAGCTGGGCGGCCGACGGGGTCTCCGTGATCTGCCCGGTGGACCGGATGCCCGGCGGCCTTCCCGTGGAGACGGCCTGGCGGTGCCTGCGCGTCGTCGGCCCGCTGGGCTCGGTGGTGACCGGGATGCTCGCCGCACTGGTCGGGCCGCTCGCCGAGGCCAGAGTCGACGCGGTGGCATTCTCCACCTACGACACCGACCACCTTCTGGTGCCGGCGGTACGCCTGGTCGAGGCGACGGCCGCCCTGCGCGAGGCCGGACACCGGATCGCCGACTGACTTCACCCCGGGGCCGTCTCGACCTACCATGGGCACGACCCCGTCGGAACGACCTCCACCTATGTCAAGGACCGGTTCGTGCCCACCACCTTCTCCCGGATGCTGGCGCTCAGCCTGCTGACCGTCGTACTCGGCGGGTGCGGGGCTCCACCGGAGCTGGAGCAGCAGTCGGCCGGACGGTCGACGCCCACCGCCACCGCTGTCCCGCCCGCCACCGCCTCCCCCACCCCACCCACCGGTCTTCCGCTCCCGCCGCCGACGGGCCTGCCGTCCACCCCCGGCTCCGGCGCGGTCGCCGTCGCCTGTCGCAACGGTCCCTCCGGTGAGCAGGTCCTGCGGCTGGTGCGCGGCTCGGCCGGGGTGCTGCCCGGGGACACCGGGGTCCGGGTGCGCAGTGCGCCGCTCTGCACGGACGACTGGCAGTACACGGTGCTCGCGGTCTCCGGGTACGAGGATCTGACCGTGGTCAGCCAAGGGCGACCGGGTGCGCTCCGGCTGGTCACCGCCGGCACGGACGTCTGCACGATCGAGGTGCGGACTGCCGCGCCGACCGGGATCCGGACGCTGGCCTGTGACGGCACGGGCGGCCTGCCGGGTGCGTAGGCTGGTCGGCATGCCGGGAACACCGCCGACCCGTTTCGTCTACCTCGGCCCCGAGGGCACCTTCGCCGAGCAGGCTCTGCGCACCGTCCCCGCCGCCGAGCGCGGCACCCGTACGCCCGCGCGCAGCGTCGGCGAGGCGCTGGACGGCGTACGGGCGGGGGAGGCGGACGCCGCCCTGGTGCCCCTGGAGAACTCGATCGGCGGCGCGGTCGGCGTGACGCTCGACGAGATGGCCGAGGGGGAGCCGCTGGTGATCACCCGCGAGGTGGTCCTGCCGGTGGAGTTCGTCCTCGGGGCCCGCCCCGGCACCACCCTCGCCGACATCCGTACCGTCGCGGCCCATCCACAGGCGTCCACGCAGTGCCGGAACTGGCTGCGGGGCCACCTGCCGGACGCGGTGGTGGTGGACGTCCTCTCCAACGGGGCCGCCGCCAGCGGGGCCGCCGCCGGCGAGTACGACGCGGCGGTCTGCGCCCCGATCGGCGCCGCCCGGCACCGACTGGCGGTGCTCGCCGACAAGATCGCCGACCACCCGGACGCGGTGACCCGGTTCGCGCTGGTCTCCCGGCCGGGCCCGCCGCCCCCGCCGACCGGCGACGACCTCACCTCGCTGGCCGTCTACATCGCCCACGACCGGGTCGGGGCACTCCTGTCGGTGCTGATGGAGCTGGCGGTACGCGGGGTGAACCTGACCCGGATCGAGTCCCGCCCGACCGGTGAGGCGCTCGGCCGGTACGTCTTCTTCCTGGACTGCGCCGGCCACGTCGCCGACGTCCGGCTCGGGGAGGCGTTGCAGGGGCTGCGCCGGGTCTGCGCGGACGTCCGCTTCCTGGGGTCGTACCCCCGGCACCGCTCCAGCGACGCGCCGGGTGACC contains:
- the pheA gene encoding prephenate dehydratase; amino-acid sequence: MPGTPPTRFVYLGPEGTFAEQALRTVPAAERGTRTPARSVGEALDGVRAGEADAALVPLENSIGGAVGVTLDEMAEGEPLVITREVVLPVEFVLGARPGTTLADIRTVAAHPQASTQCRNWLRGHLPDAVVVDVLSNGAAASGAAAGEYDAAVCAPIGAARHRLAVLADKIADHPDAVTRFALVSRPGPPPPPTGDDLTSLAVYIAHDRVGALLSVLMELAVRGVNLTRIESRPTGEALGRYVFFLDCAGHVADVRLGEALQGLRRVCADVRFLGSYPRHRSSDAPGDRPVPAPAGLSDGDYTDAAAWLARIRAGTLP
- a CDS encoding ACT domain-containing protein, with protein sequence MLDIALLPGEYAVCRLTAGAALPPGLWSDLGTGQVVSVSWAADGVSVICPVDRMPGGLPVETAWRCLRVVGPLGSVVTGMLAALVGPLAEARVDAVAFSTYDTDHLLVPAVRLVEATAALREAGHRIAD